Proteins from one Thaumasiovibrio subtropicus genomic window:
- a CDS encoding DUF3301 domain-containing protein — MSDLFVIVGVILIATLFWQQRKQSELANRLIKQRCEQLGLQLLSTSRGRYCFTSPQGKKGIFALFHFEFSANGQDYYQGQCWMQGQHLLRFDIPPHHLPDF, encoded by the coding sequence ATGAGTGATCTATTTGTAATTGTCGGCGTGATCCTCATCGCCACCCTTTTCTGGCAACAACGAAAACAGTCAGAGCTCGCCAATCGGTTAATCAAGCAGCGTTGTGAGCAGTTAGGCCTACAGCTACTCTCCACAAGCCGAGGGCGCTACTGCTTCACCTCACCGCAGGGAAAAAAAGGGATCTTTGCACTTTTCCATTTTGAATTTTCAGCCAATGGGCAAGATTACTATCAAGGGCAGTGTTGGATGCAAGGCCAGCACTTACTCCGATTTGATATCCCCCCTCACCACCTACCTGACTTTTAA
- a CDS encoding flavodoxin — translation MAKVGIFVGTMYGTAQGLAEAFASALQQEGHQAEVFDNPQFDDFVAYQNDIAMIVTSTTGQGELPDGLVPLYEELRSRFPLLTNMHYAVAALGDSSYGDHRFCGGGRLFDTLMLELTATPLHDRLDVDACETFEPEEAGLPWLKSVVEKLAVIS, via the coding sequence ATGGCAAAAGTAGGTATTTTCGTCGGTACTATGTATGGCACCGCGCAGGGATTGGCGGAAGCTTTTGCTTCAGCGCTTCAGCAAGAAGGGCATCAAGCGGAAGTGTTTGATAATCCACAGTTCGATGACTTTGTGGCTTATCAAAATGATATTGCCATGATTGTCACATCGACCACGGGACAAGGTGAGTTGCCTGATGGTTTAGTGCCATTGTATGAAGAATTGCGTTCCCGTTTTCCTCTGCTCACAAATATGCATTATGCCGTCGCTGCGTTAGGCGACTCCAGTTATGGTGATCATCGCTTTTGTGGCGGTGGCCGTCTGTTTGATACGTTAATGTTAGAGCTGACAGCGACGCCTTTACATGATCGTTTGGATGTGGATGCTTGTGAGACATTTGAACCCGAAGAGGCGGGTTTGCCCTGGTTAAAAAGCGTGGTTGAGAAGTTGGCCGTAATCAGTTAG
- a CDS encoding alpha/beta fold hydrolase, giving the protein MKQVILNNKMYRYTVMENTSTKQVAIFLLGALQDIESVSKYTEQFSKILTCITVEIPGTGYAEPLDPTVSIHDQGCILLDFINYMDISSAHIIGFSYATAIAVELCHIWPGVKSLSICGGVPGIPQSGVAATKNMIAASMLGKSAFAKSFIESLTVNRDDIPRQRVIKKAMEKNISQLEEDRIQMFFNNSVRLLVHKPINLDKIAIPAVICAAEHDPYVTTKIAKEFAQQLPNSHYYEIPKSDHLAHLEQPEKVTKALILLASSAVSIERTLNELTV; this is encoded by the coding sequence ATGAAGCAAGTAATCCTTAATAATAAAATGTATCGTTACACTGTTATGGAAAATACAAGTACAAAACAGGTTGCAATTTTTCTTCTCGGCGCATTACAAGACATTGAGTCCGTCTCTAAATATACAGAGCAATTCTCCAAAATACTCACTTGCATAACAGTGGAGATTCCAGGCACTGGATACGCAGAACCCCTTGACCCTACCGTAAGTATTCACGATCAAGGCTGTATTCTTCTCGACTTTATCAATTATATGGACATAAGCTCAGCCCATATTATCGGATTCTCATACGCGACAGCCATTGCTGTAGAGCTTTGCCATATCTGGCCCGGGGTAAAATCACTCAGCATATGCGGAGGTGTGCCAGGCATACCACAGTCAGGAGTTGCTGCGACTAAAAATATGATTGCAGCATCTATGCTCGGAAAGTCAGCGTTCGCAAAATCGTTTATAGAGTCTTTAACCGTAAACAGAGACGATATTCCAAGACAACGTGTCATTAAAAAAGCAATGGAAAAGAACATTTCTCAACTCGAAGAAGATCGGATACAGATGTTTTTTAACAACTCCGTGAGATTACTCGTCCATAAGCCTATCAATTTAGATAAAATTGCCATTCCTGCTGTCATTTGTGCTGCTGAACATGACCCCTATGTCACAACAAAAATAGCAAAAGAGTTTGCCCAACAACTCCCCAACAGCCACTACTATGAAATTCCAAAGTCAGATCACCTTGCTCATTTGGAGCAACCAGAAAAAGTAACAAAAGCGCTCATTTTACTTGCTTCATCAGCCGTTAGCATCGAGAGAACTCTCAACGAGCTCACTGTTTAA
- a CDS encoding YqcC family protein, with amino-acid sequence MSIQTVAISSRSVILAAQSRIGGVSPWDGASEAEMTKHQRCQQLLAELKRVLVDNEVWQIAPPEPSRLESVMPFSADMLSGEEWLQWVFIPRMTAVLEQAHPLPHGFEISPYFEEVTKGQPYAAALLEITQDLDRLMGEQ; translated from the coding sequence TTGAGTATACAGACAGTTGCCATCTCCTCGCGCAGTGTTATCCTTGCCGCCCAATCAAGAATCGGCGGCGTTTCTCCTTGGGATGGCGCAAGTGAGGCGGAAATGACAAAACATCAAAGATGTCAGCAATTGCTGGCTGAGTTAAAGCGCGTATTAGTTGATAATGAAGTATGGCAAATAGCGCCTCCCGAGCCTTCGCGTTTAGAGAGTGTCATGCCGTTTTCTGCCGACATGTTATCCGGTGAAGAGTGGTTGCAGTGGGTCTTCATCCCCCGTATGACCGCGGTGCTTGAACAAGCGCATCCCTTACCGCATGGTTTTGAAATCTCGCCTTACTTTGAAGAAGTCACGAAGGGCCAGCCTTATGCTGCGGCACTCCTCGAGATTACCCAAGATCTTGATCGTTTGATGGGAGAACAGTGA
- a CDS encoding DUF3549 family protein, translating into MTTLHHLSQLLDQADCEFTIYDLGRRVTLIPNALFRAVEENRQPYPYPLRQHAQIAVVFRKQQEEAPFLWLLKFPLDERGLLKAAPVGDFIRYVAEAMGKQLTAPLTEDEQQALASNPYLFKPSEDKLAILHAKLRCELGQAPTHFYAAASEYFTAESDKTQWQQLGIQGLADIATRLNQDNNTTKIRAALAKLPDAPRYALLGCLEHVDLPASLAQRLADDLNLALSSTTADSQHIAALIRALAGAPKAMLQQQLQQLLQHPLVNVDDVLVAIAGRCWHGLDDDTLLAYLLKLAKNGNQGLFNALFADLVAIPALRCHILPLLHQPLPEKLQLALQEMQAGLQH; encoded by the coding sequence ATGACCACCCTGCACCATTTGAGCCAACTGCTTGACCAAGCAGACTGCGAATTTACCATCTACGATTTAGGCCGTCGTGTGACGCTGATTCCGAACGCTCTCTTTCGTGCAGTGGAAGAAAACCGTCAGCCCTACCCTTACCCATTGCGCCAACACGCTCAGATTGCCGTTGTGTTTCGCAAGCAACAAGAAGAAGCGCCCTTTTTATGGTTGCTTAAATTTCCTCTAGATGAACGCGGTTTACTGAAAGCTGCGCCTGTTGGCGACTTTATTCGTTATGTCGCTGAAGCGATGGGAAAACAGCTCACCGCACCACTCACGGAAGATGAACAGCAGGCCCTCGCAAGCAACCCCTATCTGTTCAAACCTTCTGAAGATAAACTCGCCATACTGCACGCCAAGTTGCGTTGTGAGCTCGGCCAAGCACCAACCCACTTCTATGCTGCGGCCAGTGAGTACTTTACTGCAGAGAGTGATAAAACGCAGTGGCAACAGTTGGGCATTCAAGGCCTTGCTGATATTGCTACCCGCCTTAATCAAGATAACAACACCACAAAAATACGCGCGGCGCTCGCTAAACTGCCTGATGCGCCACGTTACGCGCTATTGGGCTGCTTAGAGCATGTCGATCTGCCAGCATCCTTGGCGCAACGGCTAGCGGATGATCTTAACCTCGCTTTGTCTTCTACCACAGCAGACAGTCAGCATATTGCCGCTTTAATACGTGCGCTTGCAGGCGCACCCAAAGCCATGCTCCAACAACAATTGCAGCAGCTGTTACAGCATCCATTAGTCAATGTCGATGACGTATTGGTCGCGATTGCGGGCCGCTGTTGGCATGGCTTGGATGATGACACCTTACTCGCTTACTTGCTTAAATTGGCAAAAAACGGCAATCAAGGGTTGTTCAACGCCTTATTTGCCGATCTTGTTGCTATTCCAGCTCTGCGTTGTCATATATTGCCGCTGTTACATCAACCACTCCCTGAGAAACTGCAACTGGCGTTACAAGAAATGCAGGCGGGTTTGCAACACTGA
- a CDS encoding helix-turn-helix domain-containing protein: MKMGIDKQDLPAKIRAARVLASKTQQDMATELSVARQTYLDLEAGRTIPRVDVLEKIAKATDFPIVWFLEQSVPDVDYTDIKENKEVIDLLMTISKLPCEHRTEMVRTSKRIANLLLLNLPNEPMRCVD; encoded by the coding sequence ATGAAAATGGGTATTGATAAGCAGGATTTACCGGCAAAGATAAGGGCAGCCAGAGTGCTGGCTTCAAAGACTCAGCAGGATATGGCAACAGAATTAAGTGTCGCTAGACAGACTTATTTAGATTTAGAAGCTGGTAGAACGATTCCACGTGTTGATGTCCTTGAAAAAATCGCTAAAGCAACAGACTTTCCAATCGTGTGGTTTTTAGAGCAGAGCGTACCGGATGTAGACTATACTGATATAAAAGAAAATAAGGAGGTGATTGATTTATTGATGACAATATCAAAACTTCCTTGTGAACATAGAACGGAGATGGTCAGAACGAGTAAGAGAATAGCGAATCTGCTTTTGTTAAATTTACCAAATGAACCGATGAGGTGTGTCGACTAG
- the truC gene encoding tRNA pseudouridine(65) synthase TruC: protein MCEEQKVSPAPITLDILYQDEHYVAVNKPAGMLVHRSWLDRHETQFVMQTLRDQIGQHVFPLHRLDRPTSGVLLFGLSSEAANKMMPVFAEHRLTKTYHAVVRGWITQGDRLDYPLKEELDKIADKQTQQDKAPQDAVTVYAPLARVEVPIATGRYETSRYCLVRMLPETGRKHQLRRHMHHLSHHIIGDVNHGDGRHNRVFRQHYDCHRLMLHASRLVFTHPYTEQKVDIYAPVDASWLRVLNAFDWSVSLLESKDN from the coding sequence ATGTGTGAAGAGCAGAAAGTCTCACCAGCACCGATAACTCTCGATATTCTTTATCAAGATGAACACTATGTTGCGGTGAATAAGCCCGCTGGGATGCTCGTGCATCGCTCTTGGCTCGATCGTCACGAGACGCAGTTCGTTATGCAAACATTGCGTGATCAGATTGGGCAGCATGTCTTTCCTTTACACCGCTTAGATAGACCGACATCGGGTGTGCTGTTGTTTGGTTTGTCCAGTGAAGCCGCCAACAAGATGATGCCAGTGTTCGCTGAGCACCGTTTAACGAAAACTTACCATGCGGTGGTGCGCGGTTGGATCACCCAAGGTGATCGGTTGGATTATCCGTTAAAAGAAGAATTGGACAAGATAGCCGACAAGCAAACGCAGCAAGACAAGGCCCCTCAGGACGCCGTGACAGTGTATGCACCTTTAGCAAGGGTTGAAGTGCCTATCGCGACAGGCCGCTACGAGACGAGTCGGTATTGCTTGGTGCGCATGTTACCCGAAACAGGACGAAAGCATCAGCTGCGCCGCCATATGCATCATCTTAGTCACCATATTATTGGTGATGTGAATCATGGCGATGGCCGTCACAATCGTGTTTTTCGTCAGCATTATGATTGCCATCGCTTGATGCTACATGCATCTCGATTAGTGTTCACTCATCCCTACACTGAGCAAAAAGTGGATATCTATGCGCCCGTCGACGCGAGCTGGCTGCGTGTCCTCAATGCTTTTGATTGGTCAGTATCCCTGTTAGAAAGTAAGGATAATTAG